A single region of the Solwaraspora sp. WMMD406 genome encodes:
- a CDS encoding helix-turn-helix domain-containing protein yields the protein MATIGDNIAQVRRRQSITQEQLAAAAGVSTETIRKLETNQRTTPRIATLHAIARALGVPTTTLLGDASTGAARREPGHRPLALLDLRRVLIPARGPAGYIADEVPALPAAGVPGRLAEADRAYHRGDYAAALAVLPQLIAGARHAAENADDANRPSAYRTLARTYDLTCSVLIQVRAVDLAYQAVNSALDAAASAGDELLSAVTVKRMSWLLLRQGRLTDAERLAVTTADRIEPRFSRATPDELAAWGWLMVAAAAATARDNRPDEAVAQLDAAAAAAARLGTRPVSPDQLTIVGGMRSSMVDMMRAEAAGVGGEPRRVLDLAANVSRSGVEKTTWRRHRLDVARAHAELRDWSEATAVLGELAADAPVWLRHQRYARETVRMITTSRRRAMGQELAKLAALMDGQAA from the coding sequence ATGGCCACCATCGGCGACAACATCGCGCAGGTCAGGCGCCGGCAGTCGATCACTCAGGAGCAACTCGCGGCTGCGGCCGGAGTGAGTACGGAGACGATCCGCAAGCTGGAGACGAATCAGCGTACGACGCCTCGGATCGCGACGCTGCATGCGATCGCACGGGCGTTGGGCGTACCGACGACGACTCTGCTCGGCGATGCGAGCACCGGGGCGGCCCGCCGGGAGCCCGGCCATCGTCCGTTGGCGTTACTCGACCTGCGTCGGGTGTTGATCCCTGCCCGTGGACCGGCCGGCTACATCGCTGACGAGGTGCCGGCGCTGCCAGCGGCGGGCGTACCGGGTCGGCTCGCCGAGGCGGACCGTGCCTACCACCGAGGCGACTACGCCGCCGCGTTGGCCGTGCTGCCACAGCTGATCGCCGGAGCCCGGCACGCCGCCGAGAACGCTGACGATGCCAACAGGCCATCCGCGTACCGGACCCTGGCCCGCACCTACGACCTGACCTGCAGCGTGCTGATCCAGGTGCGGGCGGTCGACCTCGCATACCAGGCGGTGAATTCCGCCTTGGACGCTGCGGCTTCCGCCGGGGACGAACTGCTGAGCGCGGTGACGGTCAAACGCATGTCGTGGCTGTTGCTGCGCCAAGGCCGGCTGACCGATGCGGAACGGCTAGCGGTCACCACCGCCGACCGGATCGAGCCTCGGTTTTCCCGCGCTACTCCGGACGAGCTGGCGGCATGGGGCTGGCTGATGGTAGCCGCAGCTGCTGCTACGGCCCGGGACAATCGGCCGGACGAGGCGGTCGCCCAGCTCGACGCGGCGGCGGCTGCGGCAGCCCGGCTGGGCACCCGGCCGGTCAGTCCTGATCAATTGACGATCGTCGGCGGGATGCGGTCGAGCATGGTCGACATGATGCGGGCCGAGGCGGCCGGGGTCGGTGGCGAGCCGCGCCGAGTGCTCGACCTGGCCGCCAACGTCAGTCGTAGCGGTGTCGAGAAGACGACCTGGCGGCGGCACCGGCTCGACGTTGCTCGCGCGCACGCCGAGCTGCGGGACTGGTCGGAGGCGACGGCGGTGCTCGGCGAGCTGGCCGCCGACGCTCCAGTGTGGTTGCGGCACCAGCGGTACGCCCGCGAGACCGTCCGCATGATCACTACCAGTCGACGTCGGGCGATGGGCCAGGAGCTGGCGAAGCTCGCCGCGTTGATGGACGGCCAGGCGGCCTGA
- a CDS encoding flavin reductase produces the protein MKKIDASGGKPVHEPVRPSWWCAVCPDGTPWPCPPGRVQLAEAYVDEPVALSVDVGELLPVAAEEAGISDPAELHERFVSWTWIGVDRP, from the coding sequence GTGAAGAAGATTGATGCCAGTGGTGGGAAGCCGGTGCACGAGCCGGTACGGCCGTCCTGGTGGTGCGCGGTGTGTCCGGACGGTACGCCGTGGCCGTGCCCACCAGGCCGGGTCCAGCTGGCCGAGGCGTACGTGGACGAGCCGGTGGCGCTGTCGGTCGACGTCGGTGAGCTGCTGCCGGTGGCCGCTGAGGAAGCCGGCATCAGCGACCCGGCCGAGTTACACGAGCGCTTCGTCTCCTGGACCTGGATCGGAGTCGACCGGCCGTGA
- a CDS encoding helix-turn-helix domain-containing protein, producing the protein MTVAIGRRVAQWRVRRRMTQQVFADRIGRSKSWVDKVERGVRTLDKFSLIQQVADVLRVDPTELLGGDRTPPPSHTAPASGVDAVRAALARYDVFAADPPRPPSDPEDVSRRVEHAWSTYRHGDHPRLLRTLPDLLDAARRLPAARPGHGIRPLTQAYQVTAHTLVKVGEPDLAWLAADRALATAGTDRLLAASAAVPLAQALRGLGQHRLAMTAAITAAHQVATAHQVATAAGRHPPPHRQPVYGTLLLQAAYAAASCGDTAAVAELIRQAADLAGQAGDDPDPGTASFGPAAVECARVSTAVELGDAADAAGRHPAIVRCDGWLRLPAEHRAAYLIDVTRAYLDLGDLVAAGGTLVEADRVAPAEVRCRPASRTVVAEVARSGPGSAGVARLATALGLTH; encoded by the coding sequence GTGACCGTGGCGATCGGACGCCGGGTGGCCCAGTGGCGGGTACGGCGACGGATGACCCAGCAGGTGTTCGCCGACCGGATCGGCCGGTCGAAAAGCTGGGTGGACAAGGTCGAACGCGGCGTCCGAACGCTCGACAAGTTCTCGCTGATCCAGCAGGTCGCCGACGTGCTGCGAGTGGACCCGACCGAACTGCTCGGCGGCGACCGGACGCCGCCGCCATCGCACACCGCGCCGGCCAGCGGTGTCGACGCGGTCCGGGCGGCACTGGCCCGCTACGACGTCTTCGCCGCCGACCCGCCCCGGCCACCATCTGACCCCGAGGACGTATCCCGGCGGGTGGAGCATGCCTGGTCGACGTACCGCCACGGCGACCATCCCCGGCTGCTGCGGACCCTGCCCGACCTGCTCGACGCCGCACGACGGCTGCCCGCCGCGCGACCCGGACACGGCATCCGGCCGCTGACGCAGGCGTACCAGGTCACCGCCCACACGCTGGTCAAAGTCGGCGAACCGGACCTGGCCTGGCTGGCCGCCGACCGGGCACTCGCCACCGCCGGCACCGACCGGCTGCTGGCGGCCTCGGCGGCGGTGCCGCTCGCCCAAGCGCTACGCGGCCTCGGCCAGCACCGGCTGGCGATGACGGCGGCGATCACCGCCGCGCACCAGGTCGCCACCGCGCACCAAGTCGCAACCGCCGCCGGCCGGCACCCGCCGCCGCACCGACAACCGGTGTACGGGACGCTGCTGCTCCAAGCCGCGTACGCCGCCGCCAGCTGCGGCGACACCGCCGCCGTGGCCGAGCTGATCAGGCAGGCCGCCGACCTCGCCGGACAGGCCGGCGACGACCCCGATCCCGGTACGGCGAGCTTCGGCCCCGCCGCCGTCGAATGTGCCCGCGTGAGCACGGCCGTCGAGTTGGGCGACGCCGCCGACGCCGCCGGACGGCACCCGGCGATCGTCCGGTGCGACGGCTGGCTCCGGCTGCCCGCCGAGCATCGGGCGGCGTACCTGATCGACGTCACCCGCGCGTACCTCGACCTCGGCGACCTGGTGGCGGCCGGCGGCACGCTGGTCGAGGCCGACCGGGTCGCACCGGCCGAGGTCCGCTGCCGACCTGCCAGCCGTACGGTCGTGGCCGAGGTTGCCCGCAGCGGACCGGGATCGGCGGGCGTCGCCCGACTGGCGACGGCCCTCGGCCTGACCCACTGA